In Flavobacteriaceae bacterium, the following proteins share a genomic window:
- a CDS encoding nuclear transport factor 2 family protein → MKSLVFLFCLFISISSFSQSTEQQDKDKIISIMKAQEKAWSNHNIEGFMKGYWKSDSLKFYGSSGLTYGWNKTLSNYKKRYPTKDHTGALNFKINDLSKINNDVYFVMGEYHLTRKVGDANGIFMIIFKKINGEWKIIADTSS, encoded by the coding sequence ATGAAATCACTAGTATTCTTATTTTGTTTATTTATTTCTATCTCTAGTTTTAGTCAATCTACAGAGCAACAGGATAAAGATAAAATTATTTCTATAATGAAGGCTCAAGAAAAAGCATGGTCAAACCATAATATTGAAGGTTTTATGAAAGGGTATTGGAAATCTGATTCTCTTAAATTTTATGGTAGCAGTGGCCTTACTTATGGGTGGAATAAAACATTATCAAATTATAAAAAAAGATATCCAACTAAAGATCATACAGGGGCATTAAATTTTAAAATTAATGATCTTTCTAAAATTAACAATGATGTCTATTTTGTAATGGGAGAGTATCATCTTACTCGAAAGGTTGGCGATGCGAATGGTATTTTTATGATTATTTTTAAAAAGATTAACGGTGAATGGAAAATTATTGCCGATACTTCAAGCTAA
- a CDS encoding GNAT family N-acetyltransferase: MIPIVRKATLKDLPILLEFEQSLIEAERPMDSNIKENPISYYDISLFIKNDDADVFVVELNNEIVASGYAKIKEDRHYFKHDKIGYLGFMFVPEQHRGNGYNKLIMDALLKWCKSREIYEVRLDVYDNNPSAIKAYEKVGMKKYLINMSLNIKGLDLK; the protein is encoded by the coding sequence ATGATTCCTATCGTTAGAAAAGCGACATTAAAAGATTTACCAATTCTATTAGAGTTTGAACAAAGTTTAATTGAGGCAGAGCGACCAATGGACTCTAATATTAAAGAAAATCCTATAAGTTATTACGATATTTCGTTATTTATAAAAAATGATGATGCCGATGTATTTGTTGTAGAACTCAATAACGAAATTGTAGCTTCAGGTTACGCAAAAATTAAAGAAGACAGGCATTATTTCAAGCACGATAAAATAGGATATTTAGGGTTTATGTTTGTCCCGGAACAACATCGCGGAAATGGCTATAATAAATTAATTATGGATGCATTATTAAAGTGGTGTAAATCGAGAGAAATCTATGAAGTTCGTCTCGATGTTTATGATAACAATCCTTCAGCAATCAAAGCTTATGAAAAAGTGGGTATGAAAAAATACCTCATCAATATGAGTTTAAATATTAAAGGTCTAGATTTAAAATAA
- a CDS encoding aminopeptidase P family protein, translating into MDTLGIGGSSIEQELEKIKPVAHLVKPIQKEEFQQRIEKASTLMKAQNIAAMYLHAGTNLFYFTGTKWNGSERMVGALVLPNKEVDYIAPQFEEGTILDFMGVKGEVHCWEEHQSPYELFVTLLEEKNINSGTIGIDESTPFFITDGISQYASAYQLINAKDITAGCRMIKSDAEIAIMQAAMDITMEVQKAAARIMRVGISSKEVVDFIHQAHIKYGIPSGSYFCIVLFGVDSSFPHGVKTPKNLEENEIVLVDTGCVLHDYISDITRTYVYGEINEEQRNIWDLEKETQQAAFNAAQLGSTCASIDVASRKVLEANGLGPDYKLPGLPHRTGHGIGLNIHEWPYIVRNDNTILTPGMCFSNEPMICVPDKFGIRLEDHIYMTENGPKWFTEPAYTIEDPFGISKD; encoded by the coding sequence ATGGATACATTAGGAATAGGAGGTTCTAGTATAGAACAAGAGTTAGAAAAAATTAAACCAGTTGCACATTTAGTAAAACCTATTCAAAAAGAAGAATTTCAACAACGAATTGAAAAAGCTTCTACATTAATGAAAGCGCAAAATATTGCTGCTATGTATCTTCATGCAGGAACAAATTTATTCTATTTTACAGGTACTAAATGGAATGGTAGTGAACGTATGGTAGGTGCTTTAGTATTGCCAAATAAAGAAGTAGATTATATAGCACCACAATTTGAAGAAGGGACTATTTTAGATTTTATGGGTGTTAAAGGCGAGGTGCATTGCTGGGAAGAACATCAGAGCCCTTATGAGTTATTTGTTACGTTATTAGAAGAAAAAAATATAAATTCAGGAACCATTGGTATTGATGAATCCACACCTTTTTTTATCACTGACGGAATTAGTCAATATGCATCTGCTTATCAGTTAATTAATGCTAAAGACATCACAGCTGGTTGTAGAATGATAAAATCTGATGCAGAAATTGCTATTATGCAAGCTGCAATGGATATTACAATGGAAGTTCAGAAAGCAGCAGCAAGAATAATGAGAGTAGGTATTAGCTCAAAAGAAGTTGTCGACTTTATTCACCAAGCGCATATTAAATACGGAATTCCTTCCGGGTCATATTTTTGTATTGTACTGTTTGGAGTAGATTCTTCATTTCCTCATGGTGTGAAAACCCCTAAAAATTTAGAAGAAAATGAAATTGTTTTAGTAGATACAGGTTGTGTGCTCCATGATTATATTTCGGACATTACTCGTACTTATGTTTATGGGGAGATTAATGAAGAACAAAGAAATATATGGGATTTAGAAAAAGAAACACAGCAAGCAGCTTTTAATGCAGCTCAGTTAGGAAGCACATGTGCTTCTATTGATGTTGCATCTCGAAAAGTTTTAGAAGCAAATGGATTAGGTCCTGATTATAAATTACCGGGATTGCCTCATCGTACAGGGCACGGAATTGGTCTAAATATTCATGAATGGCCTTATATTGTTAGAAATGATAATACAATTTTAACTCCCGGAATGTGTTTTAGTAATGAACCGATGATATGCGTGCCTGATAAATTTGGTATTCGATTAGAAGATCACATTTATATGACTGAAAATGGGCCTAAATGGTTTACTGAACCAGCTTATACTATTGAGGATCCATTTGGAATTTCAAAAGATTGA
- a CDS encoding aminopeptidase P family protein, whose translation MINKRLDNLRESMSKYNLDAIIIPSTDPHQSEYVAEHWKVREYFSGFTGSAGIFVLTHDEAALWTDSRYFLQFEDECKDYNINLHKQSIPHAPEHVQWLCDNLKEKAVIGVDFLQFSKAQIDYIKNIAKSKHIQLENTTALASEIWANRPNLPNFLVDIHPLEFSGETTISKVKKVQNEILNSRADYYLFSSLDEIAWLFNIRSQDIDFTPLVTAYALVGKTHTRLFCDRNRFSSIAIDTFLKLNIEIVDYSIAISELEKIEENKKIITDASSLNYAVYSNVQSEFVFQNSIVKELKAIKNDTEIDGAKHCMVKDGVALTKFFIWLEKELEKRTISEYEIGRKLEDFRKQQDHYTEESFAAIVGYKGNGAIIHYTAPEKGSAMVKNEGILLIDSGAQYKDGTTDITRTVWLGGIPSEHLKTAYTLVLKGYIELEQLQFPKGTVGMQIDAFARLHLWKQGLNYPHGTGHGIGSFGMVHEPAQGFASSMTTHRGNTEHLPNQLTTIEPGCYKKDAFGIRIENVVVSSVKQQTEFGEFIGYSPITLFPIDRQLINKSLLSDSEKNWFNSYHKMVYNQLSPLLDNEEKDWLKVMCEKL comes from the coding sequence ATGATTAATAAAAGGCTAGATAACCTTCGCGAGAGTATGTCTAAATATAATTTAGATGCTATTATCATTCCATCCACAGACCCTCATCAATCAGAATACGTCGCTGAGCATTGGAAAGTAAGAGAATACTTTTCTGGATTTACAGGGTCTGCAGGAATATTTGTTTTAACACATGATGAAGCGGCGCTATGGACAGATTCACGTTATTTTTTACAATTTGAAGATGAGTGTAAAGATTATAATATAAACTTACATAAACAATCAATTCCTCATGCTCCTGAGCATGTACAATGGCTATGCGACAATCTAAAAGAAAAAGCTGTTATAGGAGTGGATTTTTTGCAATTTTCTAAAGCTCAAATAGATTATATTAAGAATATTGCTAAATCTAAACATATCCAACTTGAAAATACAACAGCTTTGGCTAGCGAAATTTGGGCCAATAGACCTAATCTACCTAATTTTTTAGTTGACATTCATCCATTAGAATTTAGTGGAGAAACAACGATTTCTAAAGTAAAAAAAGTTCAAAACGAAATTTTAAACTCGAGAGCAGATTATTATTTATTTTCAAGCTTAGACGAAATTGCATGGCTATTTAACATTCGTTCTCAAGATATAGATTTTACACCTCTGGTAACTGCTTATGCTTTAGTAGGAAAAACACATACAAGGTTATTTTGTGATAGAAATAGATTTTCTTCTATTGCGATTGATACGTTTTTAAAACTTAATATTGAAATAGTTGACTATAGCATAGCAATTTCTGAATTAGAAAAGATAGAAGAAAATAAAAAGATTATTACAGATGCTTCTTCTTTAAATTATGCTGTTTATTCTAATGTTCAAAGTGAATTTGTATTTCAAAATTCGATTGTAAAAGAACTTAAAGCGATTAAAAACGATACAGAAATTGATGGAGCGAAACATTGTATGGTAAAAGATGGTGTAGCGCTTACTAAGTTTTTTATTTGGTTAGAAAAAGAACTTGAAAAGAGAACGATTTCAGAATATGAAATTGGCAGAAAACTGGAAGATTTTAGAAAGCAACAAGATCATTATACAGAAGAATCTTTTGCAGCTATTGTAGGTTATAAGGGTAATGGAGCAATTATACATTATACGGCACCTGAAAAAGGTTCTGCTATGGTTAAGAATGAAGGCATATTGTTAATTGATAGTGGAGCACAATATAAAGATGGAACTACAGATATTACACGTACGGTATGGTTGGGAGGCATTCCATCTGAACATTTAAAAACAGCATACACTTTGGTTTTAAAAGGGTATATAGAATTGGAGCAATTACAATTCCCTAAAGGAACCGTAGGCATGCAAATCGATGCTTTTGCACGATTGCACTTATGGAAACAAGGGTTAAATTACCCTCATGGTACAGGGCATGGCATAGGAAGTTTTGGAATGGTACATGAACCAGCTCAAGGCTTTGCATCAAGTATGACAACACATAGGGGGAATACAGAGCATTTACCAAATCAATTAACAACAATAGAACCTGGTTGTTATAAAAAGGATGCATTTGGTATTCGTATTGAAAATGTAGTGGTTTCATCAGTAAAACAACAAACAGAATTTGGCGAATTTATAGGTTATAGTCCAATTACTTTATTCCCAATAGATAGGCAATTAATTAATAAATCGTTATTATCAGATTCTGAAAAAAATTGGTTTAACTCTTATCATAAAATGGTATACAATCAATTATCTCCATTGTTAGATAATGAAGAAAAAGATTGGTTGAAAGTAATGTGTGAAAAATTATAA
- a CDS encoding FAD-dependent oxidoreductase: MNKKTVIIGGGIIGLCSAYYLQKEGHEVIVIDKSDITKGASFVNAGYITPSHFVPLAAPGMITKGIKWMFDSSSPFYVKPRLNKDFLQWSWAFKKSAKKHKVEKAIPVIKDINLLGRDLYESLKASDEFDFHFDRKGLLMYYQTEEAGGEEWEVGQRGISEGLNVKHLTKREVKKYEPNIDLNIKGAIYYDSDAHMTPHEFMDKMYTFLKSQGVTFFTNEEVKDIKTTGDEITEIKTSERTLTADEVVLAAGSWSSLLAKKLDLKIPIQAGKGYRINVERHTGIQTPAILIEAKVAVTPMNGFTRFAGTMEIGGINHNININRVRAIAKASEAYYKGLIIEQSEIDMADCGLRPCSPDGLPYIGRTDTYKNLTIASGHAMMGWSLGPSTGKLVSEIISNKKPSLDLNPFHPNRKF, translated from the coding sequence GTGAATAAAAAAACAGTTATAATAGGTGGTGGAATTATAGGATTATGTTCTGCATATTACCTTCAAAAAGAAGGACACGAAGTTATTGTTATTGATAAATCTGATATTACTAAGGGCGCATCTTTTGTTAACGCAGGATACATTACGCCTAGCCATTTTGTTCCTTTAGCAGCTCCAGGAATGATTACAAAAGGCATAAAGTGGATGTTCGATTCGTCCAGTCCTTTTTATGTAAAACCTCGTTTAAATAAAGATTTTTTACAATGGTCTTGGGCTTTTAAAAAATCTGCTAAAAAACATAAAGTAGAAAAAGCAATTCCTGTGATAAAAGATATTAATCTTTTAGGTAGAGATTTATATGAATCATTAAAGGCATCAGATGAATTTGATTTTCACTTTGATCGTAAAGGATTATTAATGTATTATCAAACAGAAGAAGCTGGAGGAGAAGAATGGGAGGTTGGACAACGCGGAATCTCTGAAGGATTAAATGTAAAGCACTTAACCAAAAGAGAGGTCAAGAAATACGAACCCAATATTGATTTAAATATCAAAGGTGCTATTTATTACGATTCAGATGCTCACATGACCCCTCATGAGTTTATGGATAAAATGTATACATTTTTAAAATCTCAAGGCGTTACGTTTTTTACAAATGAAGAAGTGAAAGATATTAAAACAACAGGAGATGAAATTACTGAGATTAAAACTTCTGAAAGAACGTTAACTGCAGATGAGGTTGTGTTAGCAGCTGGTTCTTGGAGCTCTTTGCTTGCTAAAAAGTTAGATTTAAAAATCCCTATTCAAGCTGGAAAAGGTTATCGTATTAATGTCGAAAGACATACAGGGATCCAAACACCAGCGATATTAATTGAAGCAAAGGTTGCTGTAACCCCTATGAATGGTTTTACACGATTTGCAGGGACTATGGAAATAGGAGGTATTAACCACAATATTAATATAAATAGAGTTCGTGCCATTGCAAAAGCTTCTGAAGCTTATTATAAAGGATTAATAATTGAGCAATCTGAAATTGATATGGCAGATTGTGGATTAAGACCATGTTCTCCAGATGGTTTGCCATACATAGGTAGAACAGATACATATAAAAATTTAACAATAGCTTCTGGTCATGCAATGATGGGATGGAGTTTAGGACCCTCAACAGGAAAATTAGTTTCAGAAATTATTTCTAATAAAAAACCGTCATTAGATTTAAATCCATTCCATCCAAACAGAAAATTTTAA
- a CDS encoding S9 family peptidase: protein MCLGIISIKAQNLTQEDYKRAVSFMFNNYNNKTAFNLNTNVNWFDDNSGIWFIDYTKETKTYKTVAFKNRKVQLLFDHQKLADALSKISNTQIKANDLSLSNIEKAEKNTITFRSNRKNYTLNLKTYTIKLKEENEREAQNLFESKSPDGKWIAYVKAYNLYIKSTENEEEHQLTFDGKRGYEYASWYGWYDKMEGENGERPKHFFANWSEDSKWISTSVVDLQNAEKMYLLDWSIDSLYKPKLLSYYRGSPGDKNMVHTQPVFFNVDTKKEVKANLPKNTHINAVTIQSTEKPGIVIANYAERGFQKEHVLEVNLNTNTKTPLILETSNTNIDNFEFRQIGGTDKILFLSERSGWRQMYVVNTKTKVTTPVTNGDFYINSIEYIDEKNETIYFLASGKEVGNNPYHQQVYKVNLKGELTLLTPENTHHNVDFSEDGRYFVDNYSTINIPTQTVLRESKSGKIIAELTTADVSEAISKGWKAPEVFELTAKDGKTTIYGAIWKPTNFDPTKSYPIIDHTYTGPHTQMFPKSFDRGFFNQSLAELGFIVMMADGLGTSGRSKEFHDHSYKNMGNNLQDHILAIKHLGNKYSWIDTDRVGIFGHSAGGFDTGQALLNFPDFYKVGVASSADHDFRMEKAWWPEMYMGWPVDESYQEVSSITKANHLKGKLLLVHGGIDDNVNPSATFKLAEALVNADKEFDLLILPSQRHGYQGKHRSYFTKKRWNYFVEHLGGNTPIWDFKWE, encoded by the coding sequence CACAAAATTTAACACAAGAAGATTATAAAAGAGCTGTGAGTTTTATGTTTAATAATTACAATAATAAAACAGCTTTTAATTTAAACACCAATGTAAATTGGTTTGATGACAATTCAGGGATTTGGTTTATTGATTATACAAAGGAAACTAAGACCTATAAAACAGTTGCTTTTAAAAATAGAAAAGTACAGTTGTTATTTGATCATCAAAAACTTGCAGATGCTTTAAGTAAAATTTCTAATACTCAAATTAAAGCAAATGATCTATCTCTTTCTAATATTGAAAAAGCAGAAAAGAATACAATTACGTTTAGAAGTAATAGAAAAAATTATACGTTAAATTTAAAAACGTATACTATTAAACTTAAAGAAGAGAATGAGAGAGAAGCTCAAAATCTTTTTGAAAGTAAATCACCTGACGGAAAATGGATAGCTTATGTGAAAGCATACAACTTGTATATAAAATCTACAGAAAATGAAGAAGAACATCAATTAACTTTTGATGGTAAAAGAGGTTATGAATATGCATCATGGTATGGATGGTATGATAAAATGGAAGGTGAAAACGGAGAGCGTCCAAAGCATTTTTTTGCAAACTGGTCAGAAGATTCTAAATGGATATCTACTAGTGTTGTAGACCTGCAAAATGCAGAAAAAATGTACTTATTAGATTGGAGTATAGATTCATTATACAAGCCAAAATTACTATCGTATTATCGAGGTTCACCAGGAGATAAAAACATGGTGCATACCCAACCTGTATTTTTTAATGTAGATACTAAAAAAGAAGTAAAAGCTAACCTTCCCAAGAACACTCATATTAATGCAGTAACGATACAGTCAACTGAAAAACCGGGAATAGTAATTGCAAATTATGCAGAAAGAGGATTTCAAAAAGAACATGTTTTAGAAGTGAATCTTAACACGAATACTAAAACGCCATTAATTTTAGAAACCAGTAATACAAATATTGATAATTTTGAATTTAGACAGATTGGAGGTACAGATAAAATTTTATTCTTGTCAGAAAGAAGTGGTTGGAGACAGATGTATGTTGTAAATACAAAAACTAAAGTAACGACTCCTGTAACCAATGGTGATTTTTATATAAATAGTATTGAATATATTGATGAAAAGAATGAAACTATTTATTTTTTAGCATCAGGAAAAGAAGTAGGAAATAATCCATATCACCAACAAGTATATAAGGTAAATTTAAAAGGAGAATTAACATTATTAACTCCAGAAAATACACACCATAATGTTGATTTTTCCGAAGATGGGCGTTATTTTGTAGACAATTATTCTACAATTAATATTCCAACACAAACAGTTTTAAGAGAATCAAAATCAGGTAAAATTATAGCAGAATTAACTACTGCAGATGTATCTGAAGCTATTTCAAAAGGCTGGAAGGCTCCAGAAGTATTTGAACTTACTGCCAAAGATGGAAAAACGACCATATATGGTGCAATTTGGAAGCCTACAAATTTTGACCCAACAAAATCATATCCAATTATAGATCATACTTATACGGGACCACATACTCAAATGTTTCCTAAATCGTTTGACAGAGGTTTTTTTAATCAATCATTAGCTGAATTAGGATTTATAGTAATGATGGCGGATGGTTTGGGAACTTCGGGACGTTCAAAAGAGTTTCATGACCATTCGTATAAAAATATGGGAAACAACCTGCAAGATCATATTTTAGCAATAAAGCATTTAGGAAATAAATACAGTTGGATAGATACAGATCGAGTTGGTATTTTTGGACATTCTGCTGGAGGATTTGATACAGGGCAAGCTCTGCTTAATTTCCCGGATTTTTATAAGGTAGGGGTGGCAAGTTCGGCAGATCACGATTTTAGAATGGAAAAAGCGTGGTGGCCAGAAATGTACATGGGTTGGCCAGTTGATGAGTCTTATCAAGAAGTATCGAGCATAACAAAGGCTAATCATTTAAAAGGGAAATTATTATTAGTTCATGGAGGCATAGACGATAATGTAAATCCATCAGCAACTTTTAAATTAGCCGAAGCATTGGTAAATGCAGATAAAGAATTTGACTTATTGATTCTCCCTAGCCAAAGGCATGGCTATCAAGGAAAACATAGAAGTTACTTTACAAAAAAGCGATGGAATTACTTTGTAGAACATTTAGGAGGCAATACTCCTATTTGGGATTTTAAATGGGAATAA